From one Neofelis nebulosa isolate mNeoNeb1 chromosome 4, mNeoNeb1.pri, whole genome shotgun sequence genomic stretch:
- the TMEM213 gene encoding transmembrane protein 213 isoform X1, with protein MKPLTPAPWATLALSLVFASFHLACLAEARNSINATLTTHHPDPGTLEQCPNVDFCPQAARCCHTGVDEYGWIAAAVGWSLWFLTLILLCVDKLMKLTPEEPKDLQA; from the exons ATGAagcccctcacccctgcacccTGGGCCACTCTGGCCCTCAGCCTGGTATTTGCCTCCTTCCACTTGGCTTGCTTGGCAG AAGCAAGGAACAGCATCAACGCAACCTTGACCACCCACCACCCAGACCCCGGAACCCTGGAGCAGTGTCCCA ATGTGGACTTCTGCCCGCAGGCAGCCCGGTGCTGCCACACTGGAGTGGATGAATACGGCTGGATCGCGGCCGCGGTTGGCTGGAGCCTGTGGTTCCTCACCCTCATCCTGCTCTGTGTGGATAAACTGATGAAGCTCACTCCGGAGGAGCCCAAGGATTTGCAAGCATGA
- the TMEM213 gene encoding transmembrane protein 213 isoform X2 codes for MKPLTPAPWATLALSLVFASFHLACLAARNSINATLTTHHPDPGTLEQCPNVDFCPQAARCCHTGVDEYGWIAAAVGWSLWFLTLILLCVDKLMKLTPEEPKDLQA; via the exons ATGAagcccctcacccctgcacccTGGGCCACTCTGGCCCTCAGCCTGGTATTTGCCTCCTTCCACTTGGCTTGCTTGGCAG CAAGGAACAGCATCAACGCAACCTTGACCACCCACCACCCAGACCCCGGAACCCTGGAGCAGTGTCCCA ATGTGGACTTCTGCCCGCAGGCAGCCCGGTGCTGCCACACTGGAGTGGATGAATACGGCTGGATCGCGGCCGCGGTTGGCTGGAGCCTGTGGTTCCTCACCCTCATCCTGCTCTGTGTGGATAAACTGATGAAGCTCACTCCGGAGGAGCCCAAGGATTTGCAAGCATGA